The Gloeocapsa sp. DLM2.Bin57 genomic sequence AATCTTTTTAGAGAAAGCTTGAGAGATATGGTCAGCCACTATATCCACACATAAGTATCTAATTATAATAAAGAATAAATTCAATTTGTTGTTTGAGTGTAGGAATATCATTCTCAACAATATCCCAAATAAACGCTAAATTGATACGGAAATATTCATGAATAACAAGATTTCTTAAATCCCCAGCTTCTCGCCAAGGTATTTCAGGGTATTTTGCTTTAAATTCTTGAGAGGTTGCTCTTGATGCTTCACCTATGATTTGTAGGTGATAAATTACCC encodes the following:
- a CDS encoding DUF86 domain-containing protein yields the protein MERLEKYTNYGKTAFEEQELIQTWVIYHLQIIGEASRATSQEFKAKYPEIPWREAGDLRNLVIHEYFRINLAFIWDIVENDIPTLKQQIEFILYYN